A genomic segment from Carassius auratus strain Wakin chromosome 25, ASM336829v1, whole genome shotgun sequence encodes:
- the LOC113042831 gene encoding mucin-2-like yields the protein MTKVPVTTVEPNPDHQSMVCSTWGNFHFKTFDGQFFQVADTCNYVLTVMCDIPISDFNIQMQRETVNGSITFNTVTVELEGTIIKITNGDITMGNENSTSLKISNKHGVTVFWEEDNYLTIELPEKYQGLTCGLCGNFNGNKHDDISVSGPAKWKVSTPMTETCEEVTLPPRDQCDQTSVCQQYLSSPGFADCYNVMDMSSFEKACEDDLCQCYGNYDCLCNTLTEISRQCTHAGGKPGTWRTEQLCPKTCPLNLQYMECGSPCKDTCSGPTTSLLCKEHCVDGCFCPIGTVEDDIGQSGCVNVNKCPCEHNGALYQSGESYKQACKKCVCVAGHWTCTYLECPGICSVVGGSHVTTYDGKTFTFSGNCDYILTKHSNDSDIAVVGNLAKCDPARKDTCLNSITLVISGTTVSTGFE from the exons ATGACAAAAGTACCGGTAACTACAG TTGAACCGAATCCTGATCATCAGTCCATGGTCTGCAGCACATGGGGAAATTTCCACTTCAAGACCTTTGATGGTCAATTCTTTCAAGTGGCAGACACGTGCAACTATGTTCTGACAGTGATGTGTGACATCCCCATTTCTGATTTTAACATccaaatgcaaagagagactgtgAATGGTTCGATCACTTTCAACACAGTCACAGTAGAGCTGGAGGGGACAATCATCAAAATCACTAATGGTGACATCACCATGGGGAATGAAAA TTCAACAAGTCTAAAGATCTCGAACAAACATGGAGTGACTGTCTTCTGGGAAGAAGACAACTATCTAACG ATTGAACTTCCCGAGAAGTACCAAGGTCTGACCTGCGGACTCTGTGGAAACTTTAATGGCAACAAGCATGACGATATCAGTGTTAGCG GTCCGGCCAAATGGAAGGTTTCCACACCTATGACTGAAACCTGTGAGGAAGTTACACTTCCACCCAGGGATCAGTGTGACCAG ACAAGCGTTTGCCAGCAGTATCTCAGCAGTCCTGGGTTTGCTGACTGTTACAATGTGATGGACATGAGTTCATTTGAAAAAGCCTGTGAAGATGACCTGTGTCAGTGTTATGGAAATTATGACTGTCTCTGCAACACACTCACAGAGATTTCACGACAATGCACTCATGCTGGAGGAAAACCAGGAACATGGAGGACAGAACAGCTTTGTC CAAAGACGTGTCCTCTGAACTTGCAATACATGGAGTGTGGGAGTCCGTGCAAGGACACCTGCTCAGGTCCAACCACAAGTCTACTGTGTAAAGAACACTGTGTGGATGGCTGTTTCTGCCCTATTg GCACCGTGGAAGATGACATTGGTCAGAGCGGCTGTGTTAATGTGAATAAATGCCCTTGTGAGCATAACGGTGCACTATATCAATCAGGAGAGTCTTACAAACAAGCTTGCAAAAAAtg TGTGTGCGTCGCTGGACACTGGACTTGTACGTACCTGGAATGTCCCGGAATCTGCTCTGTTGTTGGAGGGTCTCACGTCACCACTTATGATGGAAAGACCTTCACCTTCAGTGGCAACTGTGACTACATCCTCACTAAG cactctAATGACAGTGACATTGCAGTTGTGGGAAATCTGGCAAAGTGTGATCCGGCCCGAAAAGACACATGTCTAAATTCAATCACCCTTGTCATCTCAGGGACCACTGTAAGCACTGGGTTTGaataa